From the genome of Oryza glaberrima chromosome 1, OglaRS2, whole genome shotgun sequence:
CAGATAGTCCAGGTGGATTGAATATATGCCTCTCGCATGTAGAACGTTTGCACACGGAGAAAAATGATATGTTTGTTCAGTTAAATGCAGAGTCACACACACTCAACGTGTCATGTGGTCGTGACGTGAGGCCTCAGGATATAACAACACAAGCATGTAACGAGGCGTGTACGAGGGGATTTTCTTTGCATCTTGGTCAGGGTCCAAATACAATACGCTTATCAGTTATGCATAGAATGAAGTTCCGGGTTAGTGTCGATGTATTCGTTCAGATAggatgtgcatatatatatttttagggaTATGTCCGCACGCGCATACGAGTAtatatgttactccctccgtcccattttaagtgtaattTCGCCCAATTTTGATTGTCCATCTTAttagaaaattttttatgattagtatttctgttgttatgagatgataaacaGAAAACCTATACCACGGCATCCCGTGGAGACGGGATCCCCTCCTCCTATCTCACTCCTCTCCCCAAAATCATCCGAATCCTCTCCTCCTACCTCACTCTCCTCCCCCAAATCACACAGCACTGtagccctccctctccctctcccctctctctaaAGAATGCCGAGCGGAGACGAAGCCGGCCGGGAGGAaagggtcgtcgtcgtcgtctccggcggccgaggaggacgacgacgatggcactACGTTGGCGAGGTCGGCCAACCCTCGGCGGGGTCGCCCTCGAGCTCGCCTCCCCTCGTTGCGCTGCTCTGGCTCACCGCCCTCGTCGGTCAGGTGTGCGCCGGGGAGTCGTCGCCCCGGGGAGGGCAGAAGCGAGAGCCCCCctcgtcctcgccctcgcccttgGCGTCACCGTTGTCCCTGTTGCGGCCTGCCGCTTTTGCGCCTCCGGGATAGACGTCGACAGCCCGCGTTGACCTACAACAGGTATGGCTGtcaacctcctcctcggctcctccttgAGACTTCTCGCGCTCTCTGGCTCGGGCTTCGCCCCTCACCTCGCCGTGCCTCCTCGACGCCATCCTCCACCGTTGCGGCCCTCCCTCCCCCACGTCTCCTCCTCTTTTTGACAGTACCTTCTGATACCTCACAAATATCAGGCTTGATACTTTGGTATCAAggtctgatacctaggtaccatcCGGTATCTTGGGTACCGGGCATCAGGTATCGGTCGATACCTAGTTGGTATCaaaggtaccaggtaccaaccAGTACCAGGTATTAGGTACCAGGTACTAGGGGAGTACACGTGgacagagaaaaggaaaagggagagTCACTTAAAATATTCCGCTGCAACGGTATCCTGTTGGCTAGCAGCCCtcgatgataaaatataaatagtactttactcgtgacttatgtttttatttttttaaaaaaaataaataagacggatggtcaaaatTCGGCGCGAAAAACCATGGTTGTACTTAAAATGGgaatgggacagagggaatacATATTTctatatcttttaaaaaataataaaaaagagagcACACACATCTTCTCTAGCCCTAAATATGCCGAAGAATATTCCATGTCTCACTCTAGTAAGCGCGAAAACAATTTCTTCCTCCGCAAACCAGAAGCACAATTAACGAAATGGCAAAACCGTCAATAAACTGAAACCCCGGGCCTTGTTATGAACCCCCCACGAACCTTCTCCCCGTCCACGTCCACCCCTCGCCGTCGTCAAAGCGCGGCGATTAACGGCGGCGCGCGACGGCAATTCCACCCGAATCCGATGTATAAAACCACCCCGCGGCTCCCCCAAATCACCAAGAAGAACACCCACCTCAGATTAGTCCCAAAGATTATTCGCGATtaagcttgtttttttttgttcctaaTCGCAGATACAAAGAATTCGCTTTGCGTTTGCCACTCGAgaaagattttgtttttttttttggttaacgGATAATTAAGCGCcgcccctcctcgtcgtcgtcgccgccgcatgGAGGCCGTCGGCGTGGCTCCGGCCCCCGCGGGGGTGCCGGAGAAGAAGCTGCTCGAAGTGAAGGAGTCCcggaaggcggcgccggcggcgccgtcgacgtcgaTGGCGGCCAAGTGGGCGATGAAGAagaagctcgtcggcggcgacgccgggtACGTGCTCGAGGACGTGCCCCACCTCACGGACTACCTGCCCGAGCTTCCGGTGCGTGCAACTGCCCCCATATGCCTCTTCTTCTTCGGGTGTCTCGCGGTTAGCTGAGATGATTTGAGTCGAAAGGTTAAAGTTCTTTTGCTTTCTTGGGGTTCTACACAGTTTTATGTGAGCTTTCGAGCAaagatttggattttttttcccgctCTTTTGGGGATGTTTTTTTGGCCTGTGTTTGGTTCAGGTCATCCCAATTCCAGTTTGTGGATTGATTTGAGAAAGTGATTTAGATTTAACTCTTGATTTACTTGGTCCGATAATGTTTTAAGCAAATGTTCCGATAAAGTTTGAAGCGAAGTTAAATCGATCTGTAAAAAATGGATTATGAAATTTCAATTTCTGTGGGCGATGCGCCTACTGATTGAGCTGCAGTATCATTTTGACCCCATTTCTTGAAGCAACTGCTCACCTGCTACTGTTGCTGATCTGCAGACTTACCCGAATCCTCTGCAAGACAACCCGGCTTATTCAGTCGTCAAGTAAGAATTCTCCTCGTCTCCTGCTCTAAATTAATTCCATTTGATCCATGAGAATTCCATTATTCCATAGTCCAACCACGCTTGGTACAAAAAGGCTTACCTTTCTTCACACCACGTGtgctccttcttcttcttgcaggCAATACTTCGTCAACACTGACGACACCGTCACGCAAAAGGTGAGGCTTCATCTTTCCATGACGAAAAGATTACTGTAATTCGGTTACAGGGTGATCATAGTTTGACTGAGCTAACTTAATTTTGTGGTGTTTGCTGCTTGCTTCAGATCGTTGTTCATAAGACCAGTGCTAGGGGCACCCATTTCCGGCGAGCCGGGCCGCGGCAGCGGGTCTACTTCCAGTCCGATGAGGTCAACGCGGCCATTGTCACCTGCGGTGGCCTCTGCCCTGGACTTAACACTGTTATCCGCGAGCTTGTGTGCGGCTTGTATGATATGTATGGCGTCACCAGCGTCGTTGGCATAGAGGTGATTAACTTGTTCTTATTTTGTCACGGCTTTGTGTAACTTAGTTCTTTGTTGGGATGCTAAACATGTTTTGGGAGTAGTTGATTTGTACATTTTAGGATATCAGAAATGCCATTACTGCAAAAATCATCTGAGAACACAATACTGAAAGTGACACAAGCATTTTAGTTGGCACTTGGTGGCCAATGACATGATGCTAATGCTGTTTGTGTGTAAATGGTGCTCCTAATCAGTTGTTGTGATCATTCTGGTTTTGTTTTATTGACTTGATTCTGATGTGCATGTTTAGGGTGGATACAAGGGTTTCTATTCTAGAAACACCGTCGCACTGACACCGAAATCGGTGAATGACATCCACAAGAGAGGTGGGACTGTTCTTGGAACCTCCAGAGGAGGCCATGACACCGGCAAAATAGTTGACAGTATTAAGGATCGCGGTATTAACCAGGTGTATATTATTGGAGGTGATGGTACCCAGAAAGGTGCTTCCGTAATTTATGAGGTAACTCACAGGCTGATAATGATGTAAATAAATGTTTGTGGGATGCCCAATGCTATCTATAACACAAACTTGTTGAAAATGATTTCAGGAAGTTCGTAGGCGAGGCCTCAAATGTTCTGTGGTTGGTGTCCCAAAGACCATAGATAACGACATTGCGGTACTTTCTTCTTTCCAGCACACTTGAGTTTGGATTTTCTTCATGCTAATCGCTAAGATTGATGTTGAATTGTTTGCACAGGTGATCGACAAGTCCTTTGGTTTTGACACTGCGGTGGAGGAGGCTCAGAGGGCCATCAATGCTGCTCATGTTGAGGCTGAGAGTGCAGAGAATGGCATTGGTGTTGTGAAACTAATGGGGCGCAACAGTGGTATGTACCTCCCCAATATGATTATGATTTATGAACTTGCCCCCACATATTCTACCAGAAAGTACTAAGGAGCTTTAAAATTTACTGCTACAGGGTTCATCGCAATGTATGCTACTCTGGCTAGTCGCGATGTGGTATGTTTTAATCATTCTACTTGTTCATTGCATTGATCAATCTAGGGTAAATGCTGAATTATATGGTTGATCTACTTTTTACTTCAGGATTGTTGCTTAATCCCAGAGTCTCCATTCTATCTAGAAGG
Proteins encoded in this window:
- the LOC127772500 gene encoding ATP-dependent 6-phosphofructokinase 6-like; protein product: MEAVGVAPAPAGVPEKKLLEVKESRKAAPAAPSTSMAAKWAMKKKLVGGDAGYVLEDVPHLTDYLPELPTYPNPLQDNPAYSVVKQYFVNTDDTVTQKIVVHKTSARGTHFRRAGPRQRVYFQSDEVNAAIVTCGGLCPGLNTVIRELVCGLYDMYGVTSVVGIEGGYKGFYSRNTVALTPKSVNDIHKRGGTVLGTSRGGHDTGKIVDSIKDRGINQVYIIGGDGTQKGASVIYEEVRRRGLKCSVVGVPKTIDNDIAVIDKSFGFDTAVEEAQRAINAAHVEAESAENGIGVVKLMGRNSGFIAMYATLASRDVDCCLIPESPFYLEGKGGLLEFIEKRLKDNGHMVIVVAEGAGQDLIAKSMNFVDTQDASGNKLLLDVGLWLSQKIKDHFKKKRNFPITLKYIDPTYMIRAVRSNASDNVYCTLLAHSALHGAMAGYTGFTVAPVNGRHAYIPFYRITEKQNKVVITDRMWARVLCSTNQPCFLSHEDVEHLKHDDDEHHLHNTQLLEGESSPVKDSSKCNGTAAPV